One Anser cygnoides isolate HZ-2024a breed goose chromosome 4, Taihu_goose_T2T_genome, whole genome shotgun sequence genomic region harbors:
- the LOC106038667 gene encoding la-related protein 7 isoform X1 gives MLYVGAVRMTGMETEAARDKAMEEESTEQKKEREKKKRSRVKQVLADIAKQVDFWFGDVNLHKDRFLREQIEKSRDGYVDISLLVSFNKMKKLTTDGKLIARAVKSSSVVELDLEGTRIRRRQPLGEQPKDVDSRTVYVELLPKNVNHSWIERVFGKCGNVVYVSIPRYKSTGDPKGFAFVEFETKEQAEKAIEFLNNPPEEAPRKPGIFPKTVKNKPVPALNTSNSSVVEEKKKKKKKKSKIKKESNTQAAVETKESNMNTTTEQAPKSKRHRTSSECSEMGGTEVHRQPSKREKRKWDRAESTEVPVESRPGKRKRSSSGDAETPIAKVKKTVQKVQVHPIKQEAEAPKDSNEVPAEDDKDGDKKDTSLSKSKRKHKKKHKERHKMGEEVIPLRVLSKTEWMDLKQEYLALQKASMASLKKTMSQIKPEPVGEMETDGCTQKKPQSKNVKSTSEDSAPPVKANTMGPQFVSGVIVKIISTEPLPGRKQIKDALALLADVAYVDMLEGDTECHVRFNTPEDAQTVMKSHKEIQIKNNWKYEVLTGDNEQRYWQKILVDRQAKLNQPREKKRGTEKKAPMPSIFCKASKKGRLSRKEFELLPRVKVSLIKATSCSRL, from the exons AATGACAGGAATGGAGACTGAAGCTGCAAGAGACAAAGCCATGGAAGAGGAAAGCActgaacagaagaaagagagagagaaaaagaagaggtcAAGGGTTAAACAGGTGCTTGCAGATATAGCAAAACAAGTGGATTTCTGGTTCGGCGATGTTAATCTCCACAAAGATAGATTTCTTCGGGAACAAATAGAAAAGTCCAGAGATGGAT aTGTTGACATATCACTTCTTGTATCtttcaacaaaatgaaaaaattaactACTGATGGAAAATTGATAGCTCGAGCAGTTAAAAGTTCATCTGTTGTAGAG TTGGATTTAGAAGGAACTAGGATTAGAAGACGACAGCCACTGGGTGAGCAACCAAAGGATGTGGATAGTCGTACAGTCTATGTG gaGCTGCTTCCCAAAAATGTTAATCACAGTTGGATTGAGCGGGTGTTTGGGAAGTGTGGCAATGTAGTTTACGTCAGTATACCAAGGTATAAATCTACTGGTGATCCAAAGGGATTTGCTTTTGTtgaatttgaaacaaaagagCAAGCAGAGAAAGCTATTGAG TTTTTGAATAATCCACCAGAAGAAGCACCACGGAAACCTGgtattttccccaaaacagtaaaaaataagcCGGTTCCTGCACTGAATACAAGTAACAGCAGTGTTGTAG aagagaagaaaaagaagaaaaaaaagaaatccaaaattaAGAAAGAGAGCAATACACAGGCAGCTGTAGAGACAAAGGAATCAAACATGAACACTACAACAGAACAAGCGCCCAAGTCAAAAAGACATAGGACTTCATCAGAGTGTTCAGAAATGGGGGGTACTGAGGTTCACAGGCAGCCctcaaagagagagaaaaggaaatgggacagagcagaaagcacagaGGTACCTGTGGAAAGCAGgccaggaaagagaaaaagaagtagCTCTGGAGATGCTGAGACACCAATTGCAAAAGTCAAGAAGACTGTTCAGAAGGTTCAAGTTCATCCTATAAAACAAGAAGCAGAAGCTCCAAAAGATTCCAATG aagtccCTGCGGAAGATGACAAGGATGGTGATAAAAAAGACACATCCCTTTCAAAATCTAAAaggaaacataagaaaaaacacaaagaaagacaCAAGATGGGTGAAGAAGTCATTCCACTCAGAGTACTGTCAAA GACTGAATGGATGGATTTGAAACAAGAATATTTGGCTCTTCAAAAAGCCAGTATGGCCtccttaaagaaaacaatgtctCAAATCAAACCTGAGCCTGTGGGAGAGATGGAAACGGATGGTTGTACGCAGAAAAAGCCTCAGTCAAAAAATGTCAAAT CCACCAGTGAAGATTCTGCCCCTCCTGTCAAGGCTAACACAATGGGGCCCCAGTTTGTGAGTGGTGTAATTGTGAAGATCATTAGCACAGAGCCCCTGCCGGGCAGGAAGCAGATCAAG GATGCTTTGGCGCTGCTGGCTGATGTCGCCTATGTAGACATGCTGGAGGGAGACACCGAGTGTCACGTCCGGTTTAATACTCCTGAGGACGCACAGACTGTCATGAAATCacacaaagaaatacagataaaaaacAACTGGAAATATGAAGTTCTCACTG GTGATAATGAACAACGTTACTGGCAGAAGATTTTAGTGGACAGACAAGCTAAGCTTAACCAGCCTCGAGAAAAGAAGCGGGGTACTGAGAAG AAGGCGCCCATGCCATCAATCTTCTgcaaagcaagcaagaaaggcCGCCTGAGCAGAAAGGAGTTTGAATTACTGCCACGAGTGAAAGTTTCTCTGATCAAAGCTACAAGTTGCAGTCGCTTGTGA
- the LOC106038667 gene encoding la-related protein 7 isoform X2 — protein sequence MLYVGAVRMTGMETEAARDKAMEEESTEQKKEREKKKRSRVKQVLADIAKQVDFWFGDVNLHKDRFLREQIEKSRDGYVDISLLVSFNKMKKLTTDGKLIARAVKSSSVVELDLEGTRIRRRQPLGEQPKDVDSRTVYVELLPKNVNHSWIERVFGKCGNVVYVSIPRYKSTGDPKGFAFVEFETKEQAEKAIEFLNNPPEEAPRKPGIFPKTVKNKPVPALNTSNSSVVEEKKKKKKKKSKIKKESNTQAAVETKESNMNTTTEQAPKSKRHRTSSECSEMGGTEVHRQPSKREKRKWDRAESTEVPVESRPGKRKRSSSGDAETPIAKVKKTVQKVQVHPIKQEAEAPKDSNEVPAEDDKDGDKKDTSLSKSKRKHKKKHKERHKMGEEVIPLRVLSKTEWMDLKQEYLALQKASMASLKKTMSQIKPEPVGEMETDGCTQKKPQSKNVKSTSEDSAPPVKANTMGPQFVSGVIVKIISTEPLPGRKQIKDALALLADVAYVDMLEGDTECHVRFNTPEDAQTVMKSHKEIQIKNNWKYEVLTGDNEQRYWQKILVDRQAKLNQPREKKRGTEKLIAKAERMRLEKTQQTTYAKKRSPSVEFYHPKGAKFLHI from the exons AATGACAGGAATGGAGACTGAAGCTGCAAGAGACAAAGCCATGGAAGAGGAAAGCActgaacagaagaaagagagagagaaaaagaagaggtcAAGGGTTAAACAGGTGCTTGCAGATATAGCAAAACAAGTGGATTTCTGGTTCGGCGATGTTAATCTCCACAAAGATAGATTTCTTCGGGAACAAATAGAAAAGTCCAGAGATGGAT aTGTTGACATATCACTTCTTGTATCtttcaacaaaatgaaaaaattaactACTGATGGAAAATTGATAGCTCGAGCAGTTAAAAGTTCATCTGTTGTAGAG TTGGATTTAGAAGGAACTAGGATTAGAAGACGACAGCCACTGGGTGAGCAACCAAAGGATGTGGATAGTCGTACAGTCTATGTG gaGCTGCTTCCCAAAAATGTTAATCACAGTTGGATTGAGCGGGTGTTTGGGAAGTGTGGCAATGTAGTTTACGTCAGTATACCAAGGTATAAATCTACTGGTGATCCAAAGGGATTTGCTTTTGTtgaatttgaaacaaaagagCAAGCAGAGAAAGCTATTGAG TTTTTGAATAATCCACCAGAAGAAGCACCACGGAAACCTGgtattttccccaaaacagtaaaaaataagcCGGTTCCTGCACTGAATACAAGTAACAGCAGTGTTGTAG aagagaagaaaaagaagaaaaaaaagaaatccaaaattaAGAAAGAGAGCAATACACAGGCAGCTGTAGAGACAAAGGAATCAAACATGAACACTACAACAGAACAAGCGCCCAAGTCAAAAAGACATAGGACTTCATCAGAGTGTTCAGAAATGGGGGGTACTGAGGTTCACAGGCAGCCctcaaagagagagaaaaggaaatgggacagagcagaaagcacagaGGTACCTGTGGAAAGCAGgccaggaaagagaaaaagaagtagCTCTGGAGATGCTGAGACACCAATTGCAAAAGTCAAGAAGACTGTTCAGAAGGTTCAAGTTCATCCTATAAAACAAGAAGCAGAAGCTCCAAAAGATTCCAATG aagtccCTGCGGAAGATGACAAGGATGGTGATAAAAAAGACACATCCCTTTCAAAATCTAAAaggaaacataagaaaaaacacaaagaaagacaCAAGATGGGTGAAGAAGTCATTCCACTCAGAGTACTGTCAAA GACTGAATGGATGGATTTGAAACAAGAATATTTGGCTCTTCAAAAAGCCAGTATGGCCtccttaaagaaaacaatgtctCAAATCAAACCTGAGCCTGTGGGAGAGATGGAAACGGATGGTTGTACGCAGAAAAAGCCTCAGTCAAAAAATGTCAAAT CCACCAGTGAAGATTCTGCCCCTCCTGTCAAGGCTAACACAATGGGGCCCCAGTTTGTGAGTGGTGTAATTGTGAAGATCATTAGCACAGAGCCCCTGCCGGGCAGGAAGCAGATCAAG GATGCTTTGGCGCTGCTGGCTGATGTCGCCTATGTAGACATGCTGGAGGGAGACACCGAGTGTCACGTCCGGTTTAATACTCCTGAGGACGCACAGACTGTCATGAAATCacacaaagaaatacagataaaaaacAACTGGAAATATGAAGTTCTCACTG GTGATAATGAACAACGTTACTGGCAGAAGATTTTAGTGGACAGACAAGCTAAGCTTAACCAGCCTCGAGAAAAGAAGCGGGGTACTGAGAAG CTGATTGCCAAAGCCGAAAGAATGAGACTTGAAAAGACTCAACAGACAA CATATGCTAAGAAGAGGAGTCCATCTGTGGAGTTTTACCATCCCAAAGGAGCTAAATTTCTTCACATATGA
- the LOC106038667 gene encoding la-related protein 7 isoform X4 — protein MLYVGAVRMTGMETEAARDKAMEEESTEQKKEREKKKRSRVKQVLADIAKQVDFWFGDVNLHKDRFLREQIEKSRDGYVDISLLVSFNKMKKLTTDGKLIARAVKSSSVVELDLEGTRIRRRQPLGEQPKDVDSRTVYVELLPKNVNHSWIERVFGKCGNVVYVSIPRYKSTGDPKGFAFVEFETKEQAEKAIEFLNNPPEEAPRKPGIFPKTVKNKPVPALNTSNSSVVEEKKKKKKKKSKIKKESNTQAAVETKESNMNTTTEQAPKSKRHRTSSECSEMGGTEVHRQPSKREKRKWDRAESTEVPVESRPGKRKRSSSGDAETPIAKVKKTVQKVQVHPIKQEAEAPKDSNEVPAEDDKDGDKKDTSLSKSKRKHKKKHKERHKMGEEVIPLRVLSKTEWMDLKQEYLALQKASMASLKKTMSQIKPEPVGEMETDGCTQKKPQSKNVKSTSEDSAPPVKANTMGPQFVSGVIVKIISTEPLPGRKQIKDALALLADVAYVDMLEGDTECHVRFNTPEDAQTVMKSHKEIQIKNNWKYEVLTGDNEQRYWQKILVDRQAKLNQPREKKRGTEKLIAKAERMRLEKTQQTSKHIRFSEDN, from the exons AATGACAGGAATGGAGACTGAAGCTGCAAGAGACAAAGCCATGGAAGAGGAAAGCActgaacagaagaaagagagagagaaaaagaagaggtcAAGGGTTAAACAGGTGCTTGCAGATATAGCAAAACAAGTGGATTTCTGGTTCGGCGATGTTAATCTCCACAAAGATAGATTTCTTCGGGAACAAATAGAAAAGTCCAGAGATGGAT aTGTTGACATATCACTTCTTGTATCtttcaacaaaatgaaaaaattaactACTGATGGAAAATTGATAGCTCGAGCAGTTAAAAGTTCATCTGTTGTAGAG TTGGATTTAGAAGGAACTAGGATTAGAAGACGACAGCCACTGGGTGAGCAACCAAAGGATGTGGATAGTCGTACAGTCTATGTG gaGCTGCTTCCCAAAAATGTTAATCACAGTTGGATTGAGCGGGTGTTTGGGAAGTGTGGCAATGTAGTTTACGTCAGTATACCAAGGTATAAATCTACTGGTGATCCAAAGGGATTTGCTTTTGTtgaatttgaaacaaaagagCAAGCAGAGAAAGCTATTGAG TTTTTGAATAATCCACCAGAAGAAGCACCACGGAAACCTGgtattttccccaaaacagtaaaaaataagcCGGTTCCTGCACTGAATACAAGTAACAGCAGTGTTGTAG aagagaagaaaaagaagaaaaaaaagaaatccaaaattaAGAAAGAGAGCAATACACAGGCAGCTGTAGAGACAAAGGAATCAAACATGAACACTACAACAGAACAAGCGCCCAAGTCAAAAAGACATAGGACTTCATCAGAGTGTTCAGAAATGGGGGGTACTGAGGTTCACAGGCAGCCctcaaagagagagaaaaggaaatgggacagagcagaaagcacagaGGTACCTGTGGAAAGCAGgccaggaaagagaaaaagaagtagCTCTGGAGATGCTGAGACACCAATTGCAAAAGTCAAGAAGACTGTTCAGAAGGTTCAAGTTCATCCTATAAAACAAGAAGCAGAAGCTCCAAAAGATTCCAATG aagtccCTGCGGAAGATGACAAGGATGGTGATAAAAAAGACACATCCCTTTCAAAATCTAAAaggaaacataagaaaaaacacaaagaaagacaCAAGATGGGTGAAGAAGTCATTCCACTCAGAGTACTGTCAAA GACTGAATGGATGGATTTGAAACAAGAATATTTGGCTCTTCAAAAAGCCAGTATGGCCtccttaaagaaaacaatgtctCAAATCAAACCTGAGCCTGTGGGAGAGATGGAAACGGATGGTTGTACGCAGAAAAAGCCTCAGTCAAAAAATGTCAAAT CCACCAGTGAAGATTCTGCCCCTCCTGTCAAGGCTAACACAATGGGGCCCCAGTTTGTGAGTGGTGTAATTGTGAAGATCATTAGCACAGAGCCCCTGCCGGGCAGGAAGCAGATCAAG GATGCTTTGGCGCTGCTGGCTGATGTCGCCTATGTAGACATGCTGGAGGGAGACACCGAGTGTCACGTCCGGTTTAATACTCCTGAGGACGCACAGACTGTCATGAAATCacacaaagaaatacagataaaaaacAACTGGAAATATGAAGTTCTCACTG GTGATAATGAACAACGTTACTGGCAGAAGATTTTAGTGGACAGACAAGCTAAGCTTAACCAGCCTCGAGAAAAGAAGCGGGGTACTGAGAAG CTGATTGCCAAAGCCGAAAGAATGAGACTTGAAAAGACTCAACAGACAAGTAAGCATATTCGCTTCTCTGAAGATAACTAA
- the LOC106038667 gene encoding la-related protein 7 isoform X5, whose amino-acid sequence MLYVGAVRMTGMETEAARDKAMEEESTEQKKEREKKKRSRVKQVLADIAKQVDFWFGDVNLHKDRFLREQIEKSRDGYVDISLLVSFNKMKKLTTDGKLIARAVKSSSVVELDLEGTRIRRRQPLGEQPKDVDSRTVYVELLPKNVNHSWIERVFGKCGNVVYVSIPRYKSTGDPKGFAFVEFETKEQAEKAIEFLNNPPEEAPRKPGIFPKTVKNKPVPALNTSNSSVVEEKKKKKKKKSKIKKESNTQAAVETKESNMNTTTEQAPKSKRHRTSSECSEMGGTEVHRQPSKREKRKWDRAESTEVPVESRPGKRKRSSSGDAETPIAKVKKTVQKVQVHPIKQEAEAPKDSNEVPAEDDKDGDKKDTSLSKSKRKHKKKHKERHKMGEEVIPLRVLSKTEWMDLKQEYLALQKASMASLKKTMSQIKPEPVGEMETDGCTQKKPQSKNVKSTSEDSAPPVKANTMGPQFVSGVIVKIISTEPLPGRKQIKDALALLADVAYVDMLEGDTECHVRFNTPEDAQTVMKSHKEIQIKNNWKYEVLTGDNEQRYWQKILVDRQAKLNQPREKKRGTEKLIAKAERMRLEKTQQTRQRRH is encoded by the exons AATGACAGGAATGGAGACTGAAGCTGCAAGAGACAAAGCCATGGAAGAGGAAAGCActgaacagaagaaagagagagagaaaaagaagaggtcAAGGGTTAAACAGGTGCTTGCAGATATAGCAAAACAAGTGGATTTCTGGTTCGGCGATGTTAATCTCCACAAAGATAGATTTCTTCGGGAACAAATAGAAAAGTCCAGAGATGGAT aTGTTGACATATCACTTCTTGTATCtttcaacaaaatgaaaaaattaactACTGATGGAAAATTGATAGCTCGAGCAGTTAAAAGTTCATCTGTTGTAGAG TTGGATTTAGAAGGAACTAGGATTAGAAGACGACAGCCACTGGGTGAGCAACCAAAGGATGTGGATAGTCGTACAGTCTATGTG gaGCTGCTTCCCAAAAATGTTAATCACAGTTGGATTGAGCGGGTGTTTGGGAAGTGTGGCAATGTAGTTTACGTCAGTATACCAAGGTATAAATCTACTGGTGATCCAAAGGGATTTGCTTTTGTtgaatttgaaacaaaagagCAAGCAGAGAAAGCTATTGAG TTTTTGAATAATCCACCAGAAGAAGCACCACGGAAACCTGgtattttccccaaaacagtaaaaaataagcCGGTTCCTGCACTGAATACAAGTAACAGCAGTGTTGTAG aagagaagaaaaagaagaaaaaaaagaaatccaaaattaAGAAAGAGAGCAATACACAGGCAGCTGTAGAGACAAAGGAATCAAACATGAACACTACAACAGAACAAGCGCCCAAGTCAAAAAGACATAGGACTTCATCAGAGTGTTCAGAAATGGGGGGTACTGAGGTTCACAGGCAGCCctcaaagagagagaaaaggaaatgggacagagcagaaagcacagaGGTACCTGTGGAAAGCAGgccaggaaagagaaaaagaagtagCTCTGGAGATGCTGAGACACCAATTGCAAAAGTCAAGAAGACTGTTCAGAAGGTTCAAGTTCATCCTATAAAACAAGAAGCAGAAGCTCCAAAAGATTCCAATG aagtccCTGCGGAAGATGACAAGGATGGTGATAAAAAAGACACATCCCTTTCAAAATCTAAAaggaaacataagaaaaaacacaaagaaagacaCAAGATGGGTGAAGAAGTCATTCCACTCAGAGTACTGTCAAA GACTGAATGGATGGATTTGAAACAAGAATATTTGGCTCTTCAAAAAGCCAGTATGGCCtccttaaagaaaacaatgtctCAAATCAAACCTGAGCCTGTGGGAGAGATGGAAACGGATGGTTGTACGCAGAAAAAGCCTCAGTCAAAAAATGTCAAAT CCACCAGTGAAGATTCTGCCCCTCCTGTCAAGGCTAACACAATGGGGCCCCAGTTTGTGAGTGGTGTAATTGTGAAGATCATTAGCACAGAGCCCCTGCCGGGCAGGAAGCAGATCAAG GATGCTTTGGCGCTGCTGGCTGATGTCGCCTATGTAGACATGCTGGAGGGAGACACCGAGTGTCACGTCCGGTTTAATACTCCTGAGGACGCACAGACTGTCATGAAATCacacaaagaaatacagataaaaaacAACTGGAAATATGAAGTTCTCACTG GTGATAATGAACAACGTTACTGGCAGAAGATTTTAGTGGACAGACAAGCTAAGCTTAACCAGCCTCGAGAAAAGAAGCGGGGTACTGAGAAG CTGATTGCCAAAGCCGAAAGAATGAGACTTGAAAAGACTCAACAGACAA GGCAAAGAAGACACTAA
- the LOC106038667 gene encoding la-related protein 7 isoform X3: MTGMETEAARDKAMEEESTEQKKEREKKKRSRVKQVLADIAKQVDFWFGDVNLHKDRFLREQIEKSRDGYVDISLLVSFNKMKKLTTDGKLIARAVKSSSVVELDLEGTRIRRRQPLGEQPKDVDSRTVYVELLPKNVNHSWIERVFGKCGNVVYVSIPRYKSTGDPKGFAFVEFETKEQAEKAIEFLNNPPEEAPRKPGIFPKTVKNKPVPALNTSNSSVVEEKKKKKKKKSKIKKESNTQAAVETKESNMNTTTEQAPKSKRHRTSSECSEMGGTEVHRQPSKREKRKWDRAESTEVPVESRPGKRKRSSSGDAETPIAKVKKTVQKVQVHPIKQEAEAPKDSNEVPAEDDKDGDKKDTSLSKSKRKHKKKHKERHKMGEEVIPLRVLSKTEWMDLKQEYLALQKASMASLKKTMSQIKPEPVGEMETDGCTQKKPQSKNVKSTSEDSAPPVKANTMGPQFVSGVIVKIISTEPLPGRKQIKDALALLADVAYVDMLEGDTECHVRFNTPEDAQTVMKSHKEIQIKNNWKYEVLTGDNEQRYWQKILVDRQAKLNQPREKKRGTEKKAPMPSIFCKASKKGRLSRKEFELLPRVKVSLIKATSCSRL; the protein is encoded by the exons ATGACAGGAATGGAGACTGAAGCTGCAAGAGACAAAGCCATGGAAGAGGAAAGCActgaacagaagaaagagagagagaaaaagaagaggtcAAGGGTTAAACAGGTGCTTGCAGATATAGCAAAACAAGTGGATTTCTGGTTCGGCGATGTTAATCTCCACAAAGATAGATTTCTTCGGGAACAAATAGAAAAGTCCAGAGATGGAT aTGTTGACATATCACTTCTTGTATCtttcaacaaaatgaaaaaattaactACTGATGGAAAATTGATAGCTCGAGCAGTTAAAAGTTCATCTGTTGTAGAG TTGGATTTAGAAGGAACTAGGATTAGAAGACGACAGCCACTGGGTGAGCAACCAAAGGATGTGGATAGTCGTACAGTCTATGTG gaGCTGCTTCCCAAAAATGTTAATCACAGTTGGATTGAGCGGGTGTTTGGGAAGTGTGGCAATGTAGTTTACGTCAGTATACCAAGGTATAAATCTACTGGTGATCCAAAGGGATTTGCTTTTGTtgaatttgaaacaaaagagCAAGCAGAGAAAGCTATTGAG TTTTTGAATAATCCACCAGAAGAAGCACCACGGAAACCTGgtattttccccaaaacagtaaaaaataagcCGGTTCCTGCACTGAATACAAGTAACAGCAGTGTTGTAG aagagaagaaaaagaagaaaaaaaagaaatccaaaattaAGAAAGAGAGCAATACACAGGCAGCTGTAGAGACAAAGGAATCAAACATGAACACTACAACAGAACAAGCGCCCAAGTCAAAAAGACATAGGACTTCATCAGAGTGTTCAGAAATGGGGGGTACTGAGGTTCACAGGCAGCCctcaaagagagagaaaaggaaatgggacagagcagaaagcacagaGGTACCTGTGGAAAGCAGgccaggaaagagaaaaagaagtagCTCTGGAGATGCTGAGACACCAATTGCAAAAGTCAAGAAGACTGTTCAGAAGGTTCAAGTTCATCCTATAAAACAAGAAGCAGAAGCTCCAAAAGATTCCAATG aagtccCTGCGGAAGATGACAAGGATGGTGATAAAAAAGACACATCCCTTTCAAAATCTAAAaggaaacataagaaaaaacacaaagaaagacaCAAGATGGGTGAAGAAGTCATTCCACTCAGAGTACTGTCAAA GACTGAATGGATGGATTTGAAACAAGAATATTTGGCTCTTCAAAAAGCCAGTATGGCCtccttaaagaaaacaatgtctCAAATCAAACCTGAGCCTGTGGGAGAGATGGAAACGGATGGTTGTACGCAGAAAAAGCCTCAGTCAAAAAATGTCAAAT CCACCAGTGAAGATTCTGCCCCTCCTGTCAAGGCTAACACAATGGGGCCCCAGTTTGTGAGTGGTGTAATTGTGAAGATCATTAGCACAGAGCCCCTGCCGGGCAGGAAGCAGATCAAG GATGCTTTGGCGCTGCTGGCTGATGTCGCCTATGTAGACATGCTGGAGGGAGACACCGAGTGTCACGTCCGGTTTAATACTCCTGAGGACGCACAGACTGTCATGAAATCacacaaagaaatacagataaaaaacAACTGGAAATATGAAGTTCTCACTG GTGATAATGAACAACGTTACTGGCAGAAGATTTTAGTGGACAGACAAGCTAAGCTTAACCAGCCTCGAGAAAAGAAGCGGGGTACTGAGAAG AAGGCGCCCATGCCATCAATCTTCTgcaaagcaagcaagaaaggcCGCCTGAGCAGAAAGGAGTTTGAATTACTGCCACGAGTGAAAGTTTCTCTGATCAAAGCTACAAGTTGCAGTCGCTTGTGA